A stretch of Mesoplodon densirostris isolate mMesDen1 chromosome 7, mMesDen1 primary haplotype, whole genome shotgun sequence DNA encodes these proteins:
- the LOC132493393 gene encoding forkhead-associated domain-containing protein 1-like, with translation MYQSQVAKLKDDISKEAEEKALLKEALVHMEERLHREKRVTRAIRQQKGASCQLTPSPVLPKPPALMGCALLFGEYDSATAKKGPRYLL, from the exons ATGTACCAGTCACAGGTGGCAAAGCTGAAGGACGACATCTCCAAAGAGGCCGAAGAAAAGGCGCTGCTGAAGGAGGCCCTGGTGCACATGGAAGAGCGGCTGCACCGGGAGAAGAGGGTCACCAGGGCGATCAGGCAGCAGAAG GGAGCTTCCTGCCAGCTGACGCCTTCCCCGGTCCTCCCAAAGCCGCCAGCTCTTATGGGATGCGCTCTTCTCTTTGGTGAATATGACTCGGCCACGGCCAAGAAAGGACCCAGATACCTTTTGTGA